One segment of Podarcis muralis chromosome 17, rPodMur119.hap1.1, whole genome shotgun sequence DNA contains the following:
- the PIANP gene encoding PILR alpha-associated neural protein isoform X1: METSTCVMLPLVSCFHLLQLWPFLLLATALPSHSAWSLRTRGLLAARPLCSHRSPSSPRSVCIWDKNPAPEKGSRSTSQRHRSVVPKGAGLRSSVRLRRQAQGTRPATPSGFEDGLSSSQYPWAIVWGPTISVEDGGDANSANPGFPPLGYTFVSSSGMATAQPNSHSLLHNEGLNLRQTPATLRPFLFGPRGEGVDPQLYVTITISVIIVLVAMGIILKFCWDRNQKRRHHSSQQSGLQQEGSHQPLTDLSPSAVSILGPFSDSPAPTPDMMETGQVLEGMEKLEGLGKTSAFQLNRIPLVNL; this comes from the exons ATGGAGACCAGCACCTG TGTGATGCTCCCTCTGGTCTCCTGCTTCCACCTGCTGCAGCTCTGGCCTTTCTTACTTCTCGCCACAGCACTCCCATCCCACAGCGCCTGGTCTCTGCGCACCCGGGGCCTTCTGGCAGCGCGGCCCCTCTGCAGCCACCGCAGCCCTTCCTCCCCTCGGTCCGTTTGCATCTGGGACAAGAACCCAGCCCCGGAGAAAGGGTCCCGCTCTACCTCACAGCGCCATCGGTCTGTGGTTCCCAAAGGGGCTGGGCTGCGCAGCTCAGTGCGCCTGAGGCGCCAGGCTCAGGGAACCCGGCCTGCCACTCCGTCCGGCTTCGAGGATGGCCTGTCTTCCTCCCAGTACCCCTGGGCCATCGTCTGGGGCCCCACAATATCCGTGGAGGATGGAGGCGACGCCAACTCTGCCAACCCTGGCTTCCCTCCTCTGGGTTACACCTTCGTTTCGTCAAGCGGAATGGCGACAGCGCAACCCAACTCCCACTCCCTGCTACACAACGAAGGGCTCAACCTGCGCCAAACCCCAGCCACCCTACGGCCCTTCCTTTTCGGGCCACGGGGAGAAG GTGTGGACCCTCAGCTGTATGTCACCATTACAATCTCTGTCATTATTGTCCTTGTTGCTATGGGGATAATACTCAAATTCTG CTGGGACAGGAACCAGAAGCGACGTCACCACTCCAGCCAGCAAAGCGGACTGCAGCAGGAGGGTAGCCACCAGCCCTTAACGGACCTATCTCCCTCTGCGGTCAGCATCCTGGGGCCCTTCAGCGACTCGCCGGCCCCTACACCAGACATGATGGAAACTGGACAGGTTCTGGAAGGCATGGAGAAGCTAGAGGGACTAGGGAAGACCAGTGCCTTCCAGCTCAACAG GATCCCCCTGGTGAACCTGTGA
- the PIANP gene encoding PILR alpha-associated neural protein isoform X2 has product MLPLVSCFHLLQLWPFLLLATALPSHSAWSLRTRGLLAARPLCSHRSPSSPRSVCIWDKNPAPEKGSRSTSQRHRSVVPKGAGLRSSVRLRRQAQGTRPATPSGFEDGLSSSQYPWAIVWGPTISVEDGGDANSANPGFPPLGYTFVSSSGMATAQPNSHSLLHNEGLNLRQTPATLRPFLFGPRGEGVDPQLYVTITISVIIVLVAMGIILKFCWDRNQKRRHHSSQQSGLQQEGSHQPLTDLSPSAVSILGPFSDSPAPTPDMMETGQVLEGMEKLEGLGKTSAFQLNRIPLVNL; this is encoded by the exons ATGCTCCCTCTGGTCTCCTGCTTCCACCTGCTGCAGCTCTGGCCTTTCTTACTTCTCGCCACAGCACTCCCATCCCACAGCGCCTGGTCTCTGCGCACCCGGGGCCTTCTGGCAGCGCGGCCCCTCTGCAGCCACCGCAGCCCTTCCTCCCCTCGGTCCGTTTGCATCTGGGACAAGAACCCAGCCCCGGAGAAAGGGTCCCGCTCTACCTCACAGCGCCATCGGTCTGTGGTTCCCAAAGGGGCTGGGCTGCGCAGCTCAGTGCGCCTGAGGCGCCAGGCTCAGGGAACCCGGCCTGCCACTCCGTCCGGCTTCGAGGATGGCCTGTCTTCCTCCCAGTACCCCTGGGCCATCGTCTGGGGCCCCACAATATCCGTGGAGGATGGAGGCGACGCCAACTCTGCCAACCCTGGCTTCCCTCCTCTGGGTTACACCTTCGTTTCGTCAAGCGGAATGGCGACAGCGCAACCCAACTCCCACTCCCTGCTACACAACGAAGGGCTCAACCTGCGCCAAACCCCAGCCACCCTACGGCCCTTCCTTTTCGGGCCACGGGGAGAAG GTGTGGACCCTCAGCTGTATGTCACCATTACAATCTCTGTCATTATTGTCCTTGTTGCTATGGGGATAATACTCAAATTCTG CTGGGACAGGAACCAGAAGCGACGTCACCACTCCAGCCAGCAAAGCGGACTGCAGCAGGAGGGTAGCCACCAGCCCTTAACGGACCTATCTCCCTCTGCGGTCAGCATCCTGGGGCCCTTCAGCGACTCGCCGGCCCCTACACCAGACATGATGGAAACTGGACAGGTTCTGGAAGGCATGGAGAAGCTAGAGGGACTAGGGAAGACCAGTGCCTTCCAGCTCAACAG GATCCCCCTGGTGAACCTGTGA